GTCGCGCCGGCCGCGGCAAGCCGAGCTGACCCCGCAGGTGCCGCAGAGCCCGCCGACCGACCTGAGCACGTCCGAAAGCCCCAAGGAGGGCACGCTGCCGCTGATCGGACACGCGCCGTCGATGCAGGCGCTGTTCCGGCTGGTGGCCAAGGTGCTGAACGCGGATCTGCCGGTGATGGTCAGCGGTCAGGCCGGGGTCGGCAAATCGACAATTGCCCGAGCGCTGCATGATTTCTCGGATCGTAGCTCGGGGCCGCTGCGGGTTCTGACCCCCGCCGATGGCGCGTCGGAAGCGCTGTCTGGCGCGGTGCAGGCGGCGCGTGGCGGCAGCTTGCTGATCGAGAACCCGGCCGGATTCGATTCCGCGGCGCAGACCCGGCTGCTGGCGCTTCTGGAGCAGCTTGACGGGATGAACGACGCGCCGCGGCTGATCTCGACCGGCGGGCCGGATCCGCAGCAGGACATGGATGAGGGCCGGCTGCGGCCTGACCTGTTCTATCGTCTGGCCGGCGCGACCATTTCGGTTCCACCGCTTGCGGCGCGTCGCGACGACCTTCCGGCGCTGGCGCGGCACCTGATGGCGCGCGCCACGGCGCAGGGGCTCGCCGGGCGCGAGCTGCCCGACGCCGTGCTGGCCGAGCTGCGCGGTCAGGACTATCCGGGCAATGTCCGCCAGCTTGAAAATCTGATCCGGCGGCTGGCGCTGACCGGATCTGGCCCGGTCAGCGTCGAGGAGCTGACCGAGATGCCGGGGCTTCCCGCGCCGATGCGTGGAACCGCCGAGCCCCAGCGCGCCTCGACGAATGGGCGCGGTCAGGGCCGGGCGGGGCAGCTTTCCGCGTCGGTCGCGGAGCATCTTCAACGTTATTTCGACCTTCATGGCGATGCGCTTCCGCCACCGGGGCTTTACGACCGTATCCTGCGCGAGATCGAAGTGCCGCTGCTGGAAATCGCCCTCGACGCGACCGGCGGAAACCAGCTTCGTTGCGCGGAATTGCTGGGGATCAACCGCAATACGCTGCGTAAGAAGCTCAGCGATCTGAATATTCAGGTGACACGCCGCCGCCGGGTGATGTAAAACGGTCACAGGGACGCGCAGAACGTCGCGCCCGTGCAACAAGATGCCGCCAAGAAGCGGCGCAGACCGAGCAGAGCGAGGCCATGGCAGCACCCGGCCTGACATCCATGCGCACGTCGCGGCTGGCCGACAGGCTGGCCCGGCTGGCGGCGCGGCGCCGCTGGCGCACGGCGGCGACGCTGACCATCGTGATGGTCGGCGTGTTGCTGGGCGTGGCAACCGTCGCGGCGCTGATTTTCGTCGGCATTGCGGGCGGATCGCGGGTGCTCGGCCTGATCCTCGTGCTCGATTTCGTCTATCTGCTGTTCCTGCTGGGGATGGTGTTGACCCGGCTCGCGCAGATGATCGCCGCGCGGCGCCGTGTGCGCGCGGGTTCGCGGCTGCATGCCCGGCTGGTCGGAATCTTCGCGCTGATCGCGATGGTGCCGACCGTGCTGGTGGCGCTCTTCGCCGGGGTGGTCATCAATATCGGGCTTGAGGGCTGGTTCTCGGACCGGGTCCGCGAGGTGGTGACCAACGCGCAATCCGCCGCGATCGCCTATCAGACCGAGCATCGCGAGGATCTGACCGAGGACGCAACCTATATCGCCTCGGTCCTGCGCCGGGCCGCCGCCGCCGATCCGCTGATCGGAGACGGCGATCTGCGGCTTATCCTGACCGAGCAGCAGGCAGGTATCCAACGTGGTCTGCGCGAGGCCTATGTGATCGACGCCGCGGGGGCGATCCATGCCCGCGGCGAGCGGTCCTATGACTTCTGGTATGTCGATCCCACGCCCGAACAATTCGACGCTGCCCGCGCCGACGGGGTGGTGCTGATCGAAGATTGGAATCAAAACGCGTTCCGCGCGCTCGTGGCGCTGCCACCGCTGGCCGACCGCTTCCTGTATGTTGCGCGTGACGTGGACGGGCGTCTGCTTGGCCTGCTGGACGAAACCCGAGAAACGATCGGCGAATACCGCCAGCTGGAACAGGACCGGGGCCGGGTGCTGCTGGAGTTCTCGCTGGTCTATCTCGGCTTTGCGCTGCTGCTGATTGCGGCGGCGATGTGGTTGGCGCTGTGGTTTGCCGACCGGCTGTCGCGGCCAATCGGACGGCTCGCCGAAGCGTCTGAGCGG
This genomic window from Paracoccus sediminicola contains:
- a CDS encoding sigma-54-dependent transcriptional regulator, whose protein sequence is MDGTILIADDDRSIRTVLSQALTRAGCRVHATGSLQQLLKWVEEGRGDLVVTDVMMPDGNGIDTIPAIRRARPALPVIVISAQNTIVTAIRATEAEVFDYLPKPFDLPDLLARARDALSRRPRQAELTPQVPQSPPTDLSTSESPKEGTLPLIGHAPSMQALFRLVAKVLNADLPVMVSGQAGVGKSTIARALHDFSDRSSGPLRVLTPADGASEALSGAVQAARGGSLLIENPAGFDSAAQTRLLALLEQLDGMNDAPRLISTGGPDPQQDMDEGRLRPDLFYRLAGATISVPPLAARRDDLPALARHLMARATAQGLAGRELPDAVLAELRGQDYPGNVRQLENLIRRLALTGSGPVSVEELTEMPGLPAPMRGTAEPQRASTNGRGQGRAGQLSASVAEHLQRYFDLHGDALPPPGLYDRILREIEVPLLEIALDATGGNQLRCAELLGINRNTLRKKLSDLNIQVTRRRRVM